From Terriglobia bacterium:
ATAGCCGACCACCCCGAAGTAGCACATCCCCTCGAGCAGGTAGGAGAGGTTGACCCCCCACAGCGCCCGCGGCGCGCGGACGACGTCGATGAACGGCTGCACGATCTCGCGCAAGGGACTCTTGCGAGGCTGCTCGACGGCGGTCTCCATGGCTCTCCTTCGCCGGGCGACGAGGGCTGCCCGGCCCCTTGGAAGGCGAAAGACTACAACATCGGCGAGGCGCTATCATGCCCGGTCATGGAAGCTCGGCCGGAAGAGTTCGCCGGCGCGGCTGGCGCAGGGCCGCTCCGACCCTTGAACCGCCGGACCCAGGCGGGGATCGTCGCCATGATCCTCGGCGGGCTCGCCGCGGGATGGGTGCTCCGGCCGGTCGTCCGGTTCGGGGACACCGCGCTCGCGCTCGGCGGCCTCCGCCTGCCGACCCTCTGCTGGTTCCGGCTCACGACCGGTCTGCCGTGCGCTTCCTGCGGGCTGACCCGCGCGGTGGTCCTGCTCCTGCACGGCCGGCTTCAGGAATCCTGGGCCGTGCACCCGTTCGGCGCTCCCGCTCTCGGGCTGATCCTGCTGGCGCTTCCTCCTCGCGTCGCGGGAGCAATGGGGCGGTGGCGGCCGTGGGTCCCGCGCTGGGACCGTGCGTGGGGGTGGTCCGTCGCGATCACCCTCGTGCTGATGCTCCTGTGGTGGACGGTCCGCATGTGGCTCGCGGTCCGGGGGCTCTCGTAGGACCTGCCGAGCCTCGGCTCGCGGCGGCCCGAGGTCAGACGGCCTTCCCGCAGGACGGGCAGAACGACGTGCCGGCGGAAACGGCGGCGCCGCACGACCCGCAGAAGCGCCCCGGCGATGAGGGGGCCGCCGGGGGGACGCCCGCGCCGATCGGGATCATGTTCTTGAGATCGTTGGCCTTGATCAGGAAGATGATCAGCAGGATCAGGGAGGCGATCCCCGTGACGCAGCCGAGGTAGGGGACGAGACAGCACGCGCAGGTGATGCTGTACGCGAGCCCGACCGCGGATCCGCAGTCTCCGACCTCCGGGCGGCCCGACGCGTCGAAGTACTTCTTGAACGACTGCGAGAGCCGAGGGAACACGAAGAAGTTCCACACGAGGGAGAAGCAGGGGATCAAGAGGAGCCACACGAGCCCGGGCTCGAGCTGCCTGAACTGCGGAGGCACGCGCTTGAATGCGCTGGAGAGCAGCGCGCAGATGATCACGTTGATCAGGATGCCGACGCCGAGCACGACGAGGGCGAAAGTCAAGACGGCCGCGATGATCTCTGGCCTCCCCTCCATGGTCCCCTCCTGGGCCGCGCGCCCGCGTTGACGGGCAGCGGCGTGCACACGCTATTCCGACAGGTTTCAGCGAGTCAAGGGGCGCCACCGGGCTCGGGCGCCGCGCGTCGACCCAGGCGAGCCGTGGAGCCGAGCCGCCACAGCCTGAAGCGGTCGATCGCGGCGCGCACGACGTCCGGCCGCGTCCCGGGGGAGCCGCCCTCCCAGTACTCGCGGCAGGACGCGATGCGGTGAGGCATGTCCTCGTACAGGTAGTAGCGGTTCACTCCCGTCAACGAGGGGTGGGCCTTC
This genomic window contains:
- a CDS encoding DUF2752 domain-containing protein; protein product: MILGGLAAGWVLRPVVRFGDTALALGGLRLPTLCWFRLTTGLPCASCGLTRAVVLLLHGRLQESWAVHPFGAPALGLILLALPPRVAGAMGRWRPWVPRWDRAWGWSVAITLVLMLLWWTVRMWLAVRGLS